In Aspergillus nidulans FGSC A4 chromosome II, a single window of DNA contains:
- a CDS encoding uncharacterized protein (transcript_id=CADANIAT00004526) — translation MGDDASLQSFRQRPLCVIIWRAAATSPKTTQMIQQSVRHHLSLFFRHSCDAALECKCQVGHRQLHSVAFWPCQAASCHPGLGRHCSWNRKIFVDVTLCGIQSTYRLGRHRHCMTWLMPDRRLAPCVAVVAVVSGGDISCKSYMPRDGLRGKDMDCEAHSPGIANYSNPSSLARPTQIGSDGHSRSEECGQIRTPWRSAQSADEAKSAEKEHYDSTTSNRSNAASQSLT, via the exons ATGGGGGATGATGCATCATTGCAAAGTTTCCGCCAGCGACCCCTCTGCGTCATCATAtggagagcagcagcaacaagccCGAAGACAACGCAGATGATTCAACAAAGCGTGCGACATCACCTCAGCCTATTCTTCAGACACTCTTGCGACGCCGCTCTGGAGTGCAAGTGCCAAGTCGGCCATCGCCAGCTGCATTCTGTAGCATTCTGGCCGTGCCAAGCAGCCTCATGCCACCCGGGACTCGGGAGACATTGCTCCTGGAACCGGAAGATCTTCGTGGATGTTACTCTGTGCGGTATCCAGAGCACGTATCGGCTCGgccgccatcgccattgTATGACATGGTTGATGCCCGACAGACGCCTTGCCCCTTGCGTCGCCGTGGTCGCCGTGGTCTCTGGTGGTGACATTAGCTGCAAGTCATACATGCCGAGAGACGGGTTGCGAGGAAAG GATATGGATTGTGAGGCACACTCACCCGGGATAGCCAATTACAGTAATCCGAGCTCACTTGCCCGTCCGACTCAAATCGGCTCGGACGGGCACAGCCGCAGTGAGGAATGTGGTCAGATTCGAACGCCGTGGCGGTCGGCGCAATCTGCCGACGAAGCGAAGAGCGCCGAAAAAGAGCACTACGATTCGACAACGAGCAACCGATCCAATGCGGCGTCGCAAAGCCTTACTTGA
- a CDS encoding uncharacterized protein (transcript_id=CADANIAT00004527) yields the protein MSYLVASLQHSSTPCNVRPSPFPSPSKAERTRTGISATAVAPNVEQRQLEEVVVVKLCAQRAVCSDASQWLRIRTLVASTVAG from the coding sequence ATGTCTTATCTTGTCGCCTCCCTCCAGCATTCCAGTACTCCTTGCAATGTGCGCCCATCCCCATTCCCTTCGCCCAGCAAGGCTGAGCGCACGAGAACGGGGATTTCAGCTACAGCAGTTGCACCTAACGTTGAACAGAGGcagcttgaagaagtcgtcgTTGTCAAGCTTTGTGCTCAACGCGCGGTATGTAGTGATGCAAGTCAATGGCTCAGAATCCGGACCTTAGTGGCCAGTACCGTCGCGGGATGA
- a CDS encoding uncharacterized protein (transcript_id=CADANIAT00004528) yields the protein MASQSPLFQPLRIGNVTLNHRVVMAPLTRLRADAKHVQLPMATTYYEQRASVPGTLLISEATIISPQHGGYPHAPGIWNSEQVAAWKKVTDAVHTKGSYIFCQFVAVGRVADPATLRADGGYEVTAPSAIPLDAENGVVPKELTEEDIQALIQTFVTAAKNAIAAGFDGVEVHGANGYLVDQFLQDVTNKRTDAWGGSVPNRARFGLEVARALVEAVGADRVGFRLSPWNTWQGMKMADPVPQFSYFAEKLKELKLAYLHVIESRVINNVDCDKTEGIEFLLEIWGKTSPVLVAGGYNPANAEAAFTEYKDNDIAVVFGRHFIANPDLPFRIREGLPLNKYDRDSFYAFMQEAGIGAATAIAFAAAGCTRIAITDLPGSGLNETHMKILAATSNKPNVMSYPGDISDESFVNSFIDQVFSAFKRIDYVVNCAGVLQKEFLRSTEVSCEQFDFINGVNYRGTWLVSRAALRKMVSQEPLSDGIEDGEWRQKSRGSIVNIASQLGVVSRAGAAAYCASKSAIIGLTRADAIDFSKDLIRVNCVCPGVIDTNMTTGDPETKEALAPAVQIAPMGRMGDPREVADAVLFLSSSRASFVQGHALVVDGGAWEGVSLQTSPLIRCGMSSTFRVSS from the exons ATGGCTTCACAATCGCCCCTCTTCCAGCCCCTCCGCATCGGCAATGTAACCCTCAACCACCGCGTCGTCATGGCTCCGCTCACCCGGCTTCGCGCAGACGCAAAGCACGTTCAACTCCCCATGGCAACAACATACTACGAGCAACGAGCCTCTGTGCCAGGTACACTCCTAATAAGTGAAGCAACCATCATCTCTCCACAACACGGCGGTTACCCGCACGCGCCAGGGATCTGGAACTCGGAGCAAGTCGCCGCATGGAAGAAAGTCACCGACGCCGTCCACACCAAGGGCAGCTACATCTTCTGCCAGTTTGTCGCCGTGGGCCGGGTAGCAGACCCAGCCACCCTAAGAGCCGACGGCGGGTATGAAGTCACAGCGCCCAGCGCTATCCCCCTCGATGCTGAGAACGGGGTTGTTCCAAAAGAGCTCACCGAGGAGGACATCCAGGCTCTTATCCAGACATTTGTGACCGCGGCTAAGAATGCCATCGCGGCTGGATTTGATGGGGTTGAGGTCCACGGTGCCAACGGGTACCTGGTGGATCAGTTCTTGCAGGACGTCACGAACAAACGCACTGATGCCTGGGGAGGGAGCGTCCCCAACCGTGCGCGGTTTGGTCTCGAAGTCGCCCGGGCGCTTGTTGAAGCCGTTGGTGCAGACCGTGTGGGCTTCAGACTCAGTCCATGGAATACATGGCAGGGCATGAAGATGGCGGACCCAGTGCCGCAGTTCAGCTATTTcgccgagaagctcaaggagctcaagtTGGCATACCTGCACGTTATCGAATCCCGGGTTATCAACAACGTCGATTGCGACAAGACAGAGGGGATCGAGTTCCTACTTGAGATCTGGGGCAAGACGAGTCCCGTTCTTGTTGCGGGTGGTTATAACCCGGCGAATGCGGAGGCTGCTTTTACAGAATATAAGGATAACGACATTGCCGTTGTCTTTGGGAGACATTTCATTGCGAACCCTGATCTGCCGTTCAGGATTAGAGAGGGGCTGCCGCTGAACAAATACGACCGGGACAGCTTCTATGCGTTCATGCAGGAGGCGG GAATCGGCGCCGCAACAGCCATAGCATTTGCAGCTGCCGGGTGCACGCGTATCGCAATCACCGACCTCCCCGGCTCAGGTCTGAATGAAACACACATGAAGATCCTTGCGGCGACCTCCAATAAACCGAACGTGATGTCCTACCCTGGCGACATCAGCGACGAGTCCTTTGTGAATAGTTTCATTGACCAAGTATTCAGCGCATTCAAGCGGATAGACTACGTGGTTAATTGCGCGGGGGTCCTGCAGAAGGAGTTCCTGCGCTCGACGGAGGTCAGCTGTGAGCAATTCGATTTCATCAACGGGGTGAACTATCGTGGGACGTGGTTGGTCTCGCGCGCGGCACTGAGGAAGATGGTCAGCCAAGAGCCACTGTCTGATGGTATCGAGGACGGAGAATGGAGACAGAAGAGTCGGGGATCTATTGTGAATATCGCGAGTCAGCTGGGGGTTGTTTCGAGGGCTGGTGCCG CCGCGTACTGCGCCTCCAAGTCCGCCATAATAGGCCTGACGCGCGCCGACGCGATTGACTTCTCCAAGGACCTGATTCGAGTCAACTGCGTTTGTCCTGGTGTGATCGACACGAACATGACGACGGGGGATCCCGAGACGAAAGAGGCGTTAGCACCGGCGGTGCAGATTGCGCCAATGGGTAGGATGGGCGATCCTAGGGAGGTGGCAGATGCAGTACTGTTCTTGAGTTCGAGTAGGGCGTCCTTTGTACAGGGGCATGCGCTTGTTGTGGATGGAGG CGCTTGGGAAGGCGTATCTTTGCAGACATCCCCATTAATCCGCTGTGGCATGTCATCAACATTTCGAGTATCCTCGTAA
- a CDS encoding uncharacterized protein (transcript_id=CADANIAT00004529) yields MASSNAYGPPSGFAIRRWGSCSATEVTCDQPWDLWHDCCPEGTHCSSDNTCCPRTADCSPFIQQDPHCANNVTWDLYWDDEYFCCQNTAYGFIQGGLVYNGTSTEGIGCTNVLPDGDLRTAIPPVARGNESEAAQSSMSSSTPTPSPTPSSTPMPSEESSSSTNSGAIAGGVVGGVAGLALILALAWYLIRRRQKAAQSSLLASTSDSAPGHDTKEHAGFFQAELDNNAYRAELYGNHDGLLHELPVEGGR; encoded by the exons ATGGCATCCAGCAATGCATACGGCCCGCCTTCGGGCTTCGCCATTCGTCGATGGGGTTCCTGCAGTGCAACCGAAGTAACGTGCGACCAGCCCTGGGACCTGTGGCACGACTGCTGCCCTGAGGGAACTCACTGTTCAAGTGACAACACCTGCTGCCCGCGAACGGCCGACTGCTCGCCATTCATTCAGCAGGATCCGCACTGCGCGAACAACGTCACCTGGGACTTGTATTGGGATGATGAGTACTTCTGCTGCCAGAATACTGCGTACGGGTTCATACAAGGCGGATTGGTCTATAACGGGACATCGACCGAAGGTATCGGTTGTACGAATGTACTGCCGGATGGAGACCTGCGTACGGCAATCCCGCCGGTTGCAAGGG GTAACGAGTCGGAAGCAGCCCAGTCCTCCATGTCCAGCTCAACGCCTACACCGTCTCCCACACCCTCGTCCACGCCCATGCCGTCGGAAGAATCATCCTCATCTACGAATTCTGGCGCCATTGCCGGTGGTGTCGTCGGTGGTGTCGCGGGCCTTGCTCTGATTCTCGCACTGGCCTGGTATCTCATACGACGGCGGCAGAAGGCTGCCCAAAGTTCGCTTTTGGCATCTACAAGTGACTCTGCCCCTGGCCACGATACAAAAGAGCACGCCGGATTCTTCCAGGCAGAGCTGGACAACAATGCATACCGCGCGGAGCTGTATGGGAACCACGATGGATTGCTGCACGAGTTGCCCGTGGAGGGAGGACGATAG
- a CDS encoding uncharacterized protein (transcript_id=CADANIAT00004524): MAGMNSLSLELIELIVLELVKLLFHDSADGIPGRETHHLLAPYARISRKFQVAVERFLYRSVQTSSSVQRELDAIRASPSRRAALRDLVYVIELPAYDSELLYAMERRREHRANQDSFRNGLVKIWHELSGWDKPPSLFLDLSASSPSDDCSAFDSENRWLLPEHSLSIDTNESLKLPKIECMISLAVGKQGRRIHPATVYEMILTLPNLRVLDWTMASVQLRYKALRAEYSAILAKALQAPTLVKLEVLSLSLTECPPNNHDFDMGLERDPTYPDGDMLSLAIRELAQRNLRELNLDQVPISPALFGSSDTDVNTSFPHLEHVRIKFPIITYDGRWYYAGNRDSVNPEELDPEEQMQIDNGPSLEEPDSDIESDISLNMDRADFLNGKIPWYNWRTHPDPTMFNTLIRSVVAATHRMPKLKNLLLTTKVRGLSTCDYEDELERQWTIKANYATPGCYIGTLRYPNMSVQADSRCRWVVNLGPRVQWEVPSDIQGMMKEKVGDGGDLVIYRSRS, encoded by the coding sequence ATGGCAGGCATGAACTCGCTCAGTCTTGAACTTATAGAGCTTATTGTTCTTGAGCTTGTCAAGCTCCTGTTCCACGACTCTGCTGACGGAATCCCGGGAAGGGAAACACACCACCTTCTAGCTCCATACGCCAGAATCTCACGGAAATTCCAGGTAGCGGTCGAGCGCTTTTTGTACCGCTCCGTTCAAACATCAAGCTCTGTTCAAAGAGAGCTAGATGCCATCAGAGCAAGCCCGTCGCGCAGGGCAGCGCTGCGAGACCTTGTCTACGTCATCGAACTGCCAGCATACGACTCTGAGCTGCTCTACGCAATGGAGCGGCGCAGGGAACACCGCGCGAACCAAGATTCTTTTCGAAATGGGCTGGTGAAAATTTGGCATGAGCTCAGTGGCTGGGATAAGCCGCCTTCATTGTTCCTGGATCTGAGCGCCTCTTCGCCGAGCGACGATTGCAGCGCCTTTGACAGTGAGAACCGCTGGCTGTTGCCAGAGCATAGTCTGAGTATCGACACAAACGAGAGCCTCAAGCTCCCAAAGATTGAGTGCATGATTTCGCTGGCGGTAGGGAAACAGGGGCGGCGCATCCACCCGGCTACCGTCTATGAGATGATCCTCACTCTGCCGAATCTACGTGTGCTCGACTGGACGATGGCATCCGTTCAACTACGATATAAGGCACTAAGGGCTGAATACTCGGCTATTCTAGCTAAAGCCCTCCAAGCGCCCACCCTAGTCAAGCTGGAagtcctctccctctccctgACCGAGTGCCCGCCGAATAACCATGATTTCGACATGGGCCTAGAGCGAGACCCCACCTATCCTGACGGGGATATGCTAAGCCTTGCCATCAGAGAACTAGCACAGCGGAATCTCAGAGAGCTAAACCTCGACCAGGTCCCTATCTCACCGGCGCTTTTTGGGTCCTCGGACACAGACGTCAACACCTCTTTTCCGCACCTCGAGCATGTCCGAATCAAGTTCCCAATCATTACATACGACGGCCGCTGGTACTACGCGGGGAACCGGGACTCGGTCAATCCAGAAGAGTTAGATCCCGAGGAACAGATGCAAATCGACAACGGACCATCGCTGGAGGAGCCAGACTCAGACATTGAGTCTGATATCTCGCTCAATATGGACCGCGCGGACTTTTTGAACGGCAAGATTCCATGGTACAACTGGAGGACACATCCGGACCCAACCATGTTCAACACGTTGATTCGCTCCGTCGTGGCTGCGACACATCGCATGCCCAAGTTGAAGAACTTGCTCCTCACGACGAAAGTCCGCGGCCTTTCGACCTGTGACTATGAGGACGAATTGGAGCGGCAGTGGACGATTAAGGCGAATTACGCAACGCCAGGGTGCTATATAGGGACTCTGAGGTACCCGAACATGTCAGTACAGGCGGACTCCAGGTGCAGGTGGGTTGTAAATTTGGGACCGAGGGTGCAATGGGAAGTACCATCCGATATACAGGGAatgatgaaggagaaggtggGTGATGGCGGTGATTTGGTGATATACCGCTCGCGGTCGTGA
- a CDS encoding putative MFS transporter (transcript_id=CADANIAT00004523) has product MTALQTSDEPTKVLGREYIQEQLRDSSAHDASQNDLESGDIDIAQIERIYRKIDLRIIPAFWVLYFLCSAIRSNVGLAQTMNAESGHDLGSVLNATPHQISTGLALFYVCYVVFDLPSNLIMTKLSPHVWMSRIVIGVGIIGSCMAAMKAAWSLYLLRLLLGIVIAGMWPGMAYYLTLFYPPSRTGKRIGQYYTAAQLSAAVVGLVSAGFQEMDGDRGLVGFQWMFLVYGVITIAVGIGLLWWLPDRPVAPGEVPPSRSKWLRWLPKSPPVLTGKDAELHYRDLTRVYKRPRWTLRHLLQVLLDWRLWPLLLMYFGVVGVGIGVQNYATVIIKGINPNLSGIDLSLLTAPIWICDLIAILLVTPISDRFHHHRALFFSLAALLQILGLLLTTYAGTDPNPWPRYGGLLIVGFGLGPTVPITMTWTTEIFQPRHGEVGVAAASAVVSGWGNLGSIMTTVVDGGKTVEHEGAVDGAARREGRQRGFEGLGNGFKQWFTKQNGHRV; this is encoded by the exons ATGACGGCCCTACAAACCTCTGACGAACCGACAAAGGTCCTTGGTCGCGAATACATCCAGGAACAGCTCCGCGACAGCTCTGCTCACGATGCGAGTCAGAACGATCTCGAATCTGGGGACATTGACATCGCTCAGATTGAGCGCATTTACCG AAAGATTGACTTGCGTATCATTCCCGCGTTCTGGGTCCTGTACTTCCTTTGCTCGGCCATCCGATCGAACGTTGGCCTCGCACAGACGATGAACGCCGAATCCGGGCATGACCTCGGCTCCGTCCTCAACGCCACACCGCACCAGATCTCGACTGGTCTGGCCTTGTTCTATGTCTGTTACGTCGTCTTTGACCTGCCTTCGAACCTGATAATGACCAAGTTGAGTCCGCATGTTTGGATGAGCCGGATCGTTATTGGGGTGGGGATTATCGGGAGTTGTATGGCCGCTATGAAGGCAGCTTGGAGCTTATA CCTCTtgcgccttctccttggaaTTGTCATTGCAGGCATGTGGCCCGGCATGGCCTACTACCTCACCCTCTTCTATCCGCCTTCCCGCACCGGGAAACGCATCGGCCAGTACTACACGGCGGCACAGCTTTCGGCCGCCGTCGTCGGTCTGGTTTCGGCGGGATTCCAGGAGATGGACGGCGACCGTGGCCTTGTCGGTTTCCAGTGGATGTTCCTCGTCTACGGCGTCATCACCATAGCTGTCGGCATCGGACTGCTTTGGTGGCTACCCGACCGCCCCGTGGCTCCGGGCGAAGTGCCGCCAAGCCGCAGCAAATGGCTCCGCTGGCTGCCGAAGAGTCCCCCGGTACTGACGGGCAAGGACGCAGAGCTGCACTATCGCGACCTGACGAGGGTGTACAAACGCCCTCGCTGGACACTCCGTCACCTCTTACAGGTTCTGCTCGACTGGCGCCTTTGGCCGCTTTTGCTTATGTACTTTGGCGTCGTGGGTGTTGGCATTGGCGTGCAGAACTACGCGaccgtcatcatcaagggTATCAACCCGAACTTATCGGGCATCGACCTGAGTCTTCTCACGGCTCCCATCTGGATT TGCGACCTCATCGCGATCTTACTAGTAACCCCGATCTCTGATCGcttccaccatcaccgcgccctcttcttctccctcgcaGCGCTACTCCAGATCCTAGGTCTTTTATTGACCACCTATGCAGGCACCGACCCAAACCCCTGGCCGCGCTACGGAGGCCTCCTAATTGTGGGCTTCGGGCTTGGTCCCACAGTCCCTATAACGATGACCTGGACAACCGAGATCTTCCAACCGCGGCACGGCGAGGTTGGGGTCGCTGCTGCATCTGCCGTCGTTTCCGGCTGGGGCAATCTGGGGTCCATTATGACGAC
- a CDS encoding monosaccharide transporter xtrE (transcript_id=CADANIAT00004525), protein MTRRYLGLQGQRLQLAISIIAGMDFLLFGYDQGVTGGLLTLQSFIKYFPTIATNGSYYESLDSAAKSTQSTRQGIVVAAYNLGCFAGSIPTIWIGNWLGRRKTIFLGSFIMVIGALLQCTSYHLPQFIVGRLVTGFGNGMNTSTVPTWQSECCKANKRGQLVMIEGAMITCGITISYWIDYGLLFADPNEVAWRFPLAFQIFFALIILSFVMFLPESPRWLVLKGREDEAREVLGALVGDRSDPSFIQTEFVAIKATVLEMASGSFRDMFTFTEDRHFHRTVLAYVNQMFQQISGINLITYYIPVVLENQLGMNLQNSRLISACNGTEYFLASWIAVFTVEKFGRRTLMLFGAAGMSISMAILAGTASAGSNAANIACIVFLFVFNTFFAIGWLGMTWLYPAEIVPLKIRAPANALATSSNWIFNFMVVMITPVAFDNIGYQTYIIFAVINAFIFPVTYFFYPETAYRSLEEMDRIFRKTKSIFSLVRTAKEEPHMYGKHGELMRQLSDVEDEAVRRASYLEHHAGKKEHESSDETSTEKVDNVEHVK, encoded by the exons ATGACGCGCAGGTACTTGGgcctccagggccaaagGCTCCAGCTCGCCATCAGTATCATCGCTGGTATGGACTTTCTGCTCTTCGGCTACGACCAGGGCGTTACCGGTGGTCTCTTGACCCTTCAATCGTTCATCAAATACTTCCCTACCATTGCTACCAATGGCTCGTACTATGAGAGCTTGGATAGCGCTGCAAAGAGCACGCAGTCTACGCGTCAAG GTATTGTTGTCGCTGCTTACAATTTGGGATGTTTCGCTGGCTCCATTCCGACAATCTGGATTGGAAACTGGCTTGGTCGACGCAAgaccatcttcctcggctCATTTATCATGGTCATTGGAGCCCTGCTGCAGTGCACTTCttaccatcttcctcagttTATTGTAGGACGTCTGGTTACTGGTTTCG GAAACGGTATGAACACTTCAACCGTCCCTACCTGGCAGTCAGAATGCTGTAAAGCGAACAAGCGCGGTCAGCTGGTCATGATCGAAGGTGCAATGATCACCTGCGGTATCACCATCAGTTACTGGATCGACTACGGTCTCCTCTTTGCCGACCCTAATGAAGTCGCCTGGCGATTCCCTCTTgccttccagatcttcttcgccctcattattctcagcttcgtcatGTTCCTCCCGGAGTCCCCTCGCTGGCTCGTCCTCAAGGGCCGCGAAGACGAAGCGCGCGAGGTCCTTGGAGCCCTTGTGGGCGATCGGAGCGACCCCAGCTTCATCCAGACGGAATTCGTGGCCATCAAAGCTACCGTTTTGGAAATGGCCTCTGGTTCTTTCAGGGACATGTTCACTTTCACCGAGGACCGCCACTTCCACCGCACCGTCCTCGCGTACGTCAACCAGATGTTCCAGCAGATTTCCGGTATCAACCTGATCACCTACTACATTCCTGTTGTGCTCGAGAACCAGCTCGGGATGAACCTCCAGAACTCGCGTCTTATCTCCGCCTGCAACGGAACGGAGTATTTCCTCGCTTCTTGGATTGCTGTCTTCACCGTGGAGAAGTTTGGTCGTCGCACGCTTATGCTCTTTGGCGCCGCCGGAATGTCCATCTCGATGGCTATTCTCGCCGGAACGGCAAGCGCTGGTTCCAACGCGGCGAACATTGCCTGTATTGTGTTCCTGTTCGTTTTCAACACGTTCTTCGCTATCGGCTGGCTCGGCATGACCTGGCTCTACCCTGCAGAGATCGTGCCTCTGAAGATCCGTGCTCCGGCTAACGCTTTGGCTACCTCCTCAAACTggatcttcaacttcatgGTCGTCATGATTACCCCTGTCGCGTTTGACAACATCGGCTACCAGACCTACATCATCTTTGCTGTCAT CaacgccttcatcttccccgTAACATACTTCTTCTACCCAGAAACCGCCTACCGTTCGCTCGAAGAGATGGACCGCATCTTCCGCAAGACAAAGAGCATTTTCTCCCTTGTCCGAACTGCCAAGGAAGAGCCGCACATGTATGGCAAGCATGGTGAGCTCATGCGCCAGCTTTCTGATGTCGAAGACGAGGCGGTGCGCCGCGCCAGCTACCTCGAGCACCACGCCGGCAAGAAAGAACATGAGTCTAGCGACGAAACGAGTACCGAGAAGGTGGATAACGTGGAGCATGTGAAATAA
- a CDS encoding uncharacterized protein (transcript_id=CADANIAT00004530): MPSKTQKSLEALVAYFKQSKSRRATIVRGQGEPGHRAAPARGGNNDARFGSRIDIGEITDKAGKEYRRYKFQFNLNAGDSTLKKKAAQDSHEGYSTADVEIQDDRTEGEEEQAMREFEEEMSKNLRESRLVT, encoded by the exons ATGCCTTCCAAGACCCAAAAGTCGCTTGAGGCTCTCGTGGCCTATTTCAAACAGTCGAAGAGCCGCCGCGCTACGATTGTGCGTGGGCAAGGCGAGCCTGGTCACCGAGCTGCCCCAGCGCGTGGGGGAAACAATGATGCAAGATTCGGAAGCCGTATTGATATCGGAGAAATTACTGACAAAGCAGGTAAGGAATATCGACGGTACAAATTCCAGTTCAATTTGAACGCGGGAGATTCCACTCTCAAGAAAAAGGCCGCTCAAGATTCCCACGAGGGTTATTCGACCGCAGATGTGGAGATTCAAGACGATAGGACAGagggggaagaagagcaggcgaTGCGagagtttgaggaggaaatgTCAAAGAACTTGAGAGA ATCGAGATTAGTCACTTGA